GCGGCAAATCGCGGCGCCTCCGAGGCGAAGGGACTCAATATCGGCCTGACCATATCGATCCCGGACGAGTTCGACAATCCATATGTCAGCCGCGAGCTGCACATTCATTTCCATTATTTCTTTATGCGCAAGTTCTGGTTCGTGTACCTCGCGAAGGCGGTCGTGTTGTTCCCGGGCGGCTTCGGCACGCTCGACGAGTTCTTCGAGATGCTCACCCTGGTTCAGACACGCAAGATGAAGAAACGCATGCCAATCGTGCTGTTCGGGGCGCCGTACTGGGACGAAGTATTGAATTTCGACGCGCTGGCGAAGCACGGCACGATCAGCCCCGGCGACGTCAGGCTCTTCCACCGAACCGATTCGGTCGACGAGGCCTACGAAATCATCACCCACGAACTCACCGAGAACGCCTTGGGTAATCCCGGTGCGGAGCTTTAGCCGAGGCGATCGGTGCAGAACTGATGAACTGGCCGTCCCCGCTCC
The nucleotide sequence above comes from Candidatus Binataceae bacterium. Encoded proteins:
- a CDS encoding LOG family protein; translation: MDKPHIDKLFHAQTKAYEDKRFLESKDARALRILAEYLEPLSRFKRHGVQDTIVFMGSARILSREAAEAALSAAERAGSGVAAARAALELSTYYEAARELAGRLTSWSKKLDHDKRRFVVCTGGGPGIMEAANRGASEAKGLNIGLTISIPDEFDNPYVSRELHIHFHYFFMRKFWFVYLAKAVVLFPGGFGTLDEFFEMLTLVQTRKMKKRMPIVLFGAPYWDEVLNFDALAKHGTISPGDVRLFHRTDSVDEAYEIITHELTENALGNPGAEL